A genomic stretch from Chiloscyllium plagiosum isolate BGI_BamShark_2017 chromosome 2, ASM401019v2, whole genome shotgun sequence includes:
- the hmgcs1 gene encoding hydroxymethylglutaryl-CoA synthase, cytoplasmic isoform X2, translating into MPGSLPANAEASWPKDVGIIAMEIYFPSQFVEQTELEKFDGVDAGKYTVGLGQSRMGFCSDREDINSLCLTAVHRLLERNNLPCESIGRLEVGTETIIDKSKSVKTVLMQLFEESGNTDIEGIDTTNACYGGTAALFNSVNWVESSSWDGRYALVVAGDIAVYATGSARPTGGAGAIAMLVGPNAPLGFERGLRGTHMQHAYDFYKPDMVSEYPVVDGKLSIQCYLSALDHCYKVYCNKYQAQKQKEGSDARFTLQDFDYMVFHTPYCKLVQKSVARLLLNDFLHDSNPNTESGIFSGLEAFRDMKLEDTYFDRDVEKAFLKASSDIFKQKTHPSLMLSNQNGNMYTPSVYGCLSAVLSQRSAQQLAGQRIGLFSYGSGFAATLYSLRITQDATPGSALDKLVSSLSDLQARLDSRKKVSPEVFATSMKLREETHHLANHQPQSAVEDLFPGTWYLTRVDDKHRRDYARRPVLENSSFEAGSGVLQSKTTAAECAPSPAKKMPRIPGTAAQAGTANLSNGEH; encoded by the exons ATGCCCGGATCACTTCCTGCCAACGCTGAGGCCAGCTGGCCCAAGGATGTGGGAATCATTGCCATGGAGATCTACTTCCCATCTCAGTTTGTGGAGCAGACAGAACTGGAGAAGTTCGATGGGGTGGACGCAGGCAAGTACACGGTGGGCCTGGGCCAGTCCAGAATGGGCTTCTGTTCTGACCGTGAGGACATCAACTCCCTGTGCCTGACCGCTGTTCACCGGCTGCTGGAGAGGAACAACCTCCCTTGCGAGAGCATCGGGCGACTGGAGGTGGGCACAGAGACTATCATCGATAAGTCCAAGTCAGTGAAGACCGTTCTGATGCAGCTGTTTGAGGAGTCTGGGAACACGGACATCGAAGGCATTGACACCACTAATGCCTGCTATGGTGGAACCGCTGCACTCTTCAACTCTGTCAACTGGGTGGAGTCCAGTTCCTGGGATG GGCGCTACGCACTAGTTGTTGCTGGTGATATTGCCGTCTATGCCACAGGGAGTGCCCGTCCCACCGGTGGTGCCGGCGCCATTGCCATGTTGGTCGGTCCAAATGCTCCGCTGGGATTTGAGCGAG GACTCCGGGGAACACACATGCAGCACGCATACGATTTCTACAAGCCGGACATGGTGTCAGAGTACCCAGTGGTAGATGGGAAGCTTTCGATACAGTGTTACCTCAGCGCATTAGATCACTGCTACAAAGTTTACTGCAACAAGTATCAGGCACAGAAACAAAAAG AGGGCAGCGATGCTCGCTTTACTCTTCAGGATTTTGACTACATGGTATTCCACACCCCTTACTGCAAGCTGGTCCAGAAATCTGTGGCCCGGCTGCTTCTCAACGATTTCTTACATGACTCCAACCccaacacagagagtggtatctTCAGCGGCCTGGAGGCCTTCAG AGATATGAAACTTGAGGACACTTACTTCGATCGGGATGTGGAGAAAGCTTTCCTGAAGGCAAGCAGCGATATTTTTAAGCAGAAGACGCATCCATCACTGATGCTTTCCAACCAGAATGGGAACATGTACACGCCCTCTGTCTACGGCTGCCTGTCCGCCGTGTTAAGCCA GCGCTCTGCCCAGCAGTTGGCCGGCCAGAGGATTGGCCTGTTCTCCTACGGCTCGGGATTTGCTGCTACCCTGTACTCGCTCCGCATCACCCAGGACGCGACACCCGGATCTGCGCTGGACAAGCTGGTGTCCAGTTTGTCAGACCTGCAGGCCAGGCTGGACTCGCGCAAGAAGGTGTCACCGGAAGTATTCGCCACTAGCATGAagctgagggaggaaacccatcATTTGG CAAACCACCAGCCACAGAGTGCAGTAGAGGACCTGTTCCCTGGCACATGGTATCTCACCCGAGTGGATGACAAACATCGTCGTGACTATGCTCGGAGGCCAGTCCTGGAGAACAGCAGCTTTGAGGCTGGGTCAGGTGTTCTCCAGAGCAAAACCACCGCAGCTGAG TGTGCGCCAAGCCCTGCCAAGAAAATGCCCAGGATTCCAGGAACAGCTGCACAAGCTGGTACTGCCAACCTCAGCAACGGAGAGCACTGA
- the hmgcs1 gene encoding hydroxymethylglutaryl-CoA synthase, cytoplasmic isoform X1, translating to MFRTFTRLSRLVYADSVCAGQNLSSQSQRVIFTTCRQATVKVKPPVTRSLSTMPGSLPANAEASWPKDVGIIAMEIYFPSQFVEQTELEKFDGVDAGKYTVGLGQSRMGFCSDREDINSLCLTAVHRLLERNNLPCESIGRLEVGTETIIDKSKSVKTVLMQLFEESGNTDIEGIDTTNACYGGTAALFNSVNWVESSSWDGRYALVVAGDIAVYATGSARPTGGAGAIAMLVGPNAPLGFERGLRGTHMQHAYDFYKPDMVSEYPVVDGKLSIQCYLSALDHCYKVYCNKYQAQKQKEGSDARFTLQDFDYMVFHTPYCKLVQKSVARLLLNDFLHDSNPNTESGIFSGLEAFRDMKLEDTYFDRDVEKAFLKASSDIFKQKTHPSLMLSNQNGNMYTPSVYGCLSAVLSQRSAQQLAGQRIGLFSYGSGFAATLYSLRITQDATPGSALDKLVSSLSDLQARLDSRKKVSPEVFATSMKLREETHHLANHQPQSAVEDLFPGTWYLTRVDDKHRRDYARRPVLENSSFEAGSGVLQSKTTAAECAPSPAKKMPRIPGTAAQAGTANLSNGEH from the exons TCTTTCCACAATGCCCGGATCACTTCCTGCCAACGCTGAGGCCAGCTGGCCCAAGGATGTGGGAATCATTGCCATGGAGATCTACTTCCCATCTCAGTTTGTGGAGCAGACAGAACTGGAGAAGTTCGATGGGGTGGACGCAGGCAAGTACACGGTGGGCCTGGGCCAGTCCAGAATGGGCTTCTGTTCTGACCGTGAGGACATCAACTCCCTGTGCCTGACCGCTGTTCACCGGCTGCTGGAGAGGAACAACCTCCCTTGCGAGAGCATCGGGCGACTGGAGGTGGGCACAGAGACTATCATCGATAAGTCCAAGTCAGTGAAGACCGTTCTGATGCAGCTGTTTGAGGAGTCTGGGAACACGGACATCGAAGGCATTGACACCACTAATGCCTGCTATGGTGGAACCGCTGCACTCTTCAACTCTGTCAACTGGGTGGAGTCCAGTTCCTGGGATG GGCGCTACGCACTAGTTGTTGCTGGTGATATTGCCGTCTATGCCACAGGGAGTGCCCGTCCCACCGGTGGTGCCGGCGCCATTGCCATGTTGGTCGGTCCAAATGCTCCGCTGGGATTTGAGCGAG GACTCCGGGGAACACACATGCAGCACGCATACGATTTCTACAAGCCGGACATGGTGTCAGAGTACCCAGTGGTAGATGGGAAGCTTTCGATACAGTGTTACCTCAGCGCATTAGATCACTGCTACAAAGTTTACTGCAACAAGTATCAGGCACAGAAACAAAAAG AGGGCAGCGATGCTCGCTTTACTCTTCAGGATTTTGACTACATGGTATTCCACACCCCTTACTGCAAGCTGGTCCAGAAATCTGTGGCCCGGCTGCTTCTCAACGATTTCTTACATGACTCCAACCccaacacagagagtggtatctTCAGCGGCCTGGAGGCCTTCAG AGATATGAAACTTGAGGACACTTACTTCGATCGGGATGTGGAGAAAGCTTTCCTGAAGGCAAGCAGCGATATTTTTAAGCAGAAGACGCATCCATCACTGATGCTTTCCAACCAGAATGGGAACATGTACACGCCCTCTGTCTACGGCTGCCTGTCCGCCGTGTTAAGCCA GCGCTCTGCCCAGCAGTTGGCCGGCCAGAGGATTGGCCTGTTCTCCTACGGCTCGGGATTTGCTGCTACCCTGTACTCGCTCCGCATCACCCAGGACGCGACACCCGGATCTGCGCTGGACAAGCTGGTGTCCAGTTTGTCAGACCTGCAGGCCAGGCTGGACTCGCGCAAGAAGGTGTCACCGGAAGTATTCGCCACTAGCATGAagctgagggaggaaacccatcATTTGG CAAACCACCAGCCACAGAGTGCAGTAGAGGACCTGTTCCCTGGCACATGGTATCTCACCCGAGTGGATGACAAACATCGTCGTGACTATGCTCGGAGGCCAGTCCTGGAGAACAGCAGCTTTGAGGCTGGGTCAGGTGTTCTCCAGAGCAAAACCACCGCAGCTGAG TGTGCGCCAAGCCCTGCCAAGAAAATGCCCAGGATTCCAGGAACAGCTGCACAAGCTGGTACTGCCAACCTCAGCAACGGAGAGCACTGA